A window of the Candidatus Aegiribacteria sp. genome harbors these coding sequences:
- the coaE gene encoding dephospho-CoA kinase (Dephospho-CoA kinase (CoaE) performs the final step in coenzyme A biosynthesis.) encodes MIDSNSGFLIGITGNSGCGQTTAAEYISEECSGICSLDLVGHRLLDRRYVISELADSFSRTEFNHMDGESIRIELRKMVLNDTKAYAILNSVLHPRMIRWAVNSARILRKLKGIWVLEGALICELEIHKMLDYLIVIHDSEYRSVSRVAARDNISLKDAAKRWEVQLPIENKSIMADEVVNNSGELDNMKQQILTIFQCIKKNMLN; translated from the coding sequence ACAGCTGCAGAGTATATAAGTGAAGAGTGCTCAGGCATATGCTCGCTTGATCTGGTTGGTCACAGACTGCTTGACCGTCGATATGTTATTTCCGAACTGGCTGATTCTTTTTCTAGAACTGAATTCAATCATATGGATGGAGAGAGTATACGAATTGAGCTGAGAAAGATGGTACTCAATGACACGAAGGCATATGCGATACTGAATTCAGTTCTTCATCCAAGAATGATCAGGTGGGCTGTAAACTCCGCTCGAATTCTCAGAAAACTGAAAGGAATATGGGTTCTTGAGGGTGCGCTCATCTGTGAGCTTGAAATTCATAAAATGCTTGATTATCTGATTGTAATACATGATTCAGAATACAGATCTGTAAGTCGTGTTGCAGCAAGGGATAACATATCATTAAAAGATGCGGCAAAACGGTGGGAAGTTCAATTACCAATTGAGAACAAGTCAATCATGGCTGATGAGGTTGTAAATAATTCGGGAGAACTGGATAACATGAAGCAACAGATTCTTACTATATTCCAGTGTATTAAGAAAAACATGCTGAACTGA